The genomic segment CGACCACAGGCGCACCACGGCCCAGGCCGTGACGAAGAGGGTCAGGCACGCGCCCATGAGGATGAAGTAGCTGCGCCGGCGTCGCGCGTACATCTCTCCAGCGTACGACCGGAAGGGCCGTACGGCTCCCGTCCGGGGCGGAGTCCCGGGGCGCGCGGGGGTGTTCGCGGTACACGGCATGGAGGGCCGCGCCCCGGGGTGAGCGGGGAGCGGCCCTCCGTGGCGGCCCTGCTGCGAGCCGCACCGTGTCATGCCGTGCCGGTCGGTGCCGGCCCGTGCCGCCGTCAGACGGCGATGGAGACCTCGGCGAGGCCGCCCTTCTGGGCGACGACCTTGCGGTCGGCCGTGCCGCCGGGGACGAGGGCGCGCAGCGTCCACGTGCCCTCGGCCGCGTAGAAGCGGAACTGTCCGGTGGCCGAGGTGGGGACCTCGGCGGTGAACTCGCCGGTGCTGTCCAGGAGCCGTACGTAGCCGGTCACCGGCTCGCCGTCGCGGGTCACCTGGCCCTGGATCGTCGTCTCACCGGGCTTGACGGCCGAGGCGTCCGGGCCGCCGGGCTGTGCTCCACACATGTGCTGTTCCTCCGGTCGATGGGGTACGGCACCCTCGGGTGCCGAACGGGCGGGGCCCGATGGTTACTTGGCGGGGCCGAGCTCGATCGGCACGCCGACGAGCGAGCCGTACTCGGTCCAGGAGCCGTCGTAGTTCTTGACGTTCTCCTGGCCCAGCAGCTCGTGCAGCACGAACCAGGTGAGGGCGGAGCGCTCACCGATGCGGCAGTAGGCGATGGTGTCCTGGGAGAGGTCCACGTCCTCCGCCTCGTAGAGGGCCTTCAGCTCCTCGTCCGACTTGAAGGTGCCGTCGTCGTTGGCGTTCTTCGACCACGGGATGTTCCGGGCGCTCGGCACGTGGCCGGGGCGCTGCGACTGCTCCTGCGGCAGGTGCGCCGGGGCGAGCAGCTTGCCGCTGAACTCGTCGGGGGAGCGGACGTCGACCAGGTTCTTGGCGCCGATCGCGGCGACGACGTCGTCGCGGAAGGCGCGGATCGAGCTGTCCTGCGGCTTGGCCTTGTACTCGGTGGCGGGACGCTCCGGGACCGCGGTGACCAGGTCGCGGGAGTCCAGCTCCCACTTCTTGCGTCCGCCGTCGAGCAGGCGGACGTCCTGGTGGCCGTAGAGCTTGAAGTACCAGTAGGCGTAGGACGCGAACCAGTTGTTGTTGCCGCCGTAGAGGACGACGGTGTGGTCGTTGGCGATGCCCTTGGCGGAGAGCAGCTTCTCGAAGCCGGCCTGGTCGACGAAGTCGCGGCGGACCGGGTCCTGGAGGTCCTTCTGCCAGTCGATCCGAATGGCGTTCCGGATGTGGTTCTTCTCGTACGCCGAGGTGTCCTCGTCGACCTCGACGATGACGACCTCGGGGTCGTCGAGGTGGGCCTCGACCCAATCGGCGTCCACCAGAACGTCGTTGCGGCTCATGTGTCTTCTCCTCCGGGGCAGTTCGGGGCGGTTCGGGGTGGTACGCGGCCCGGAGC from the Streptomyces xinghaiensis S187 genome contains:
- a CDS encoding sulfurtransferase; its protein translation is MSRNDVLVDADWVEAHLDDPEVVIVEVDEDTSAYEKNHIRNAIRIDWQKDLQDPVRRDFVDQAGFEKLLSAKGIANDHTVVLYGGNNNWFASYAYWYFKLYGHQDVRLLDGGRKKWELDSRDLVTAVPERPATEYKAKPQDSSIRAFRDDVVAAIGAKNLVDVRSPDEFSGKLLAPAHLPQEQSQRPGHVPSARNIPWSKNANDDGTFKSDEELKALYEAEDVDLSQDTIAYCRIGERSALTWFVLHELLGQENVKNYDGSWTEYGSLVGVPIELGPAK
- a CDS encoding DUF1416 domain-containing protein is translated as MCGAQPGGPDASAVKPGETTIQGQVTRDGEPVTGYVRLLDSTGEFTAEVPTSATGQFRFYAAEGTWTLRALVPGGTADRKVVAQKGGLAEVSIAV